In Gopherus evgoodei ecotype Sinaloan lineage unplaced genomic scaffold, rGopEvg1_v1.p scaffold_248_arrow_ctg1, whole genome shotgun sequence, the following are encoded in one genomic region:
- the LOC115640214 gene encoding olfactory receptor 10C1-like — protein sequence MADMVLSLYILTLTVNTLIIMIINANRILQTPMYFFLTHLSFLEVCYMSVIIPKMLENMLVEKMGVSFVGCAVQMFFFLFFGVAECFLLDAMAFDRYVAICNPLCYMVIMSSSVCGKLVVGSYVCGTVVGLVHTIITFSSPFCGLLINHFFCNIQPLLELLCGDTFLNEVQVIVVAVFAIMVAFLLVILSYVCILSTIFKMLSAEGRLKAFSTCSSHLVVVTLSYGSASFMYLRPKSTDSPPVDKLFSLFYTIVTPFLNPMIYSLRNEEVKGAIRKLWRKLLYE from the exons ATGGCTGACA TGGTGTTGTCTCTCTATATCCTCACCTTGACGGTGAACACCCTGATTATCATGATAATAAATGCCAATCGCATCCTTCAgacccccatgtatttcttccttacTCACTTGTCCTTCTTGGAGGTCTGCTACATGTCAGTCATCATCCCAAAGATGCTGGAGAACATGCTGGTGGAAAAGATGGGCGTTTCCTTTGTGGGATGTGCCGTGCAGatgttcttctttcttttcttcggGGTTGCAGAGTGTTTCCTCCTGGACGCAATGGCATTTGACCGGTATGTGGCTATATGCAACCCCTTGTGCTATATGGTCATTATGAGTAGCAGTGTTTGTGGGAAACTGGTGGTGGGATCTTATGTGTGTGGGACTGTAGTGGGTCTGGTGCACACCATCATTACATTCAGCTCTCCATTCTGTGGCTTACTTATCAACCATTTCTTCTGCAACATCCAGCCACTCCTAGAGCTGCTCTGTGGAGACACTTTCCTGAATGAGGTTCAGGTCATTGTGGTGGCTGTGTTTGCCATCATGGTCGCATTCCTACTAGTCATTTTATCTTATGTCTGCATCCTGTCCACCATCTTCAAGATGCTGTCAGCTGAGGGTCGTCTTAAAGCCTTCTCTACCTGCTCCTCACACCTAGTGGTGGTGACTCTCTCCTACGGCTCAGCAAGCTTCATGTACTTACGACCCAAGTCCACCGACTCTCCACCTGTTGACAAACTGTTCTCCCTGTTCTATACCATTGTGACTCCATTTTTGAACCCCATGATCTATAGCTTGAGGAATGAGGAGGTGAAAGGAGCCATAAGGAAACTGTGGAGAAAACTGCTTTATGAATGA